A window of the Dickeya dianthicola NCPPB 453 genome harbors these coding sequences:
- a CDS encoding tRNA/rRNA methyltransferase, which translates to MQFYIILVAPARAENVGAAARAMKTMKFGRMRIVDSTAHLEPAARWVAHGSGDILDEVEVFPTLADALADVEFTVATTARSRARFHYYCEPAQLLSVLEEKRQWVSSTALVFGREDSGLTNEELALADILTGVPMAADYPSLNLGQAVMVYCYQLASLMQVAAAEPTQAESGQLAALRERFSRLLVRVGAQQDEKLHDWLQQRLGLLEQRDSAMLHRLLHDVEKALSAEDQGK; encoded by the coding sequence GTGCAGTTTTATATCATTTTGGTGGCGCCTGCCCGGGCTGAAAACGTCGGCGCGGCGGCGCGTGCCATGAAAACCATGAAATTTGGCCGGATGCGGATTGTCGACAGCACTGCGCATCTTGAGCCTGCGGCGCGTTGGGTGGCGCATGGTTCCGGCGATATTCTTGATGAAGTAGAGGTTTTTCCGACGCTGGCTGACGCATTGGCGGATGTTGAGTTCACGGTGGCGACCACCGCCCGCAGCCGTGCCCGTTTTCATTACTACTGTGAGCCGGCGCAGTTGCTGAGCGTACTGGAGGAAAAGCGGCAATGGGTTAGTTCTACGGCGCTGGTGTTTGGCCGCGAAGATTCCGGGTTGACCAACGAGGAACTGGCGCTGGCGGATATCCTGACCGGCGTGCCGATGGCGGCGGATTACCCCTCATTGAATCTGGGGCAGGCGGTGATGGTGTATTGCTATCAACTGGCGTCGTTGATGCAGGTGGCAGCGGCCGAGCCGACGCAGGCCGAGTCCGGACAACTGGCGGCGTTGCGCGAGCGGTTTTCGCGTTTGCTGGTTCGGGTCGGCGCGCAGCAGGATGAAAAACTGCACGACTGGCTGCAACAGCGGCTCGGGTTACTGGAGCAGCGGGATAGCGCTATGCTGCATAGGCTGTTGCATGATGTGGAAAAAGCGCTATCGGCAGAAGATCAGGGAAAATGA
- the arcA gene encoding two-component system response regulator ArcA, which yields MQTPHILIVEDELVTRNTLKSIFEAEGYVVHEATDGAEMHNILSEHDINLVIMDINLPGKNGLLLARELREQASVALMFLTGRDNEVDKILGLEIGADDYITKPFNPRELTIRARNLLSRTMNLGGGTEERRLVESYRFNGWELDINSRSLVSPNGDQYKLPRSEFRAMLHFCENPGKIQSRAELLKKMTGRELKPHDRTVDVTIRRIRKHFESTADTPEIIATIHGEGYRFCGDLED from the coding sequence ATGCAGACCCCCCACATTCTTATTGTCGAAGACGAGTTGGTAACTCGTAACACCCTCAAAAGCATTTTTGAGGCCGAGGGATACGTTGTTCACGAAGCCACCGACGGCGCCGAGATGCATAACATCCTGTCTGAACATGACATCAATCTGGTCATTATGGACATTAATCTGCCGGGCAAGAATGGCCTGTTGCTGGCTCGTGAACTGCGCGAGCAGGCAAGCGTGGCGCTGATGTTCCTGACCGGGCGCGATAACGAAGTCGACAAAATTCTGGGCCTGGAAATCGGCGCAGACGACTATATCACCAAACCGTTCAACCCACGTGAACTGACCATCCGCGCACGCAATCTGCTGTCCCGCACCATGAATCTGGGCGGCGGCACCGAAGAGCGTCGTCTGGTGGAAAGCTACCGCTTCAATGGTTGGGAGCTGGACATCAACAGTCGTTCGCTGGTCAGCCCGAACGGCGATCAGTACAAACTGCCGCGTAGCGAATTCCGCGCCATGCTGCACTTCTGCGAAAATCCGGGGAAAATCCAATCCCGTGCCGAGCTGCTGAAGAAAATGACCGGCCGCGAGCTGAAGCCACATGACCGTACGGTAGACGTCACCATTCGCCGTATCCGCAAACATTTCGAATCCACTGCCGATACGCCGGAGATCATCGCCACCATTCACGGTGAAGGTTATCGCTTCTGCGGCGATCTGGAAGACTGA
- the gpmB gene encoding 2,3-diphosphoglycerate-dependent phosphoglycerate mutase GpmB, with protein sequence MLQVYLVRHGETEWNVARRIQGQSDSPLTPGGEHQARLVAARVKKLGITHIFTSDLGRTRRTADIISQACGDCPVTTDPDLRELNMGVLEERLIDSLSPEEERWRKQLVDGTRDGRIPDGESMSELALRMQRVLAKCLALPEGSRPLLVSHGIALGCLLSTLLGLPAWAERRLRLRNCSLSRVDYQQSPWLAPGWIVETAGDVSHLDTPALDELQR encoded by the coding sequence ATGTTACAGGTATATCTTGTTCGTCATGGTGAAACCGAGTGGAACGTGGCGCGGCGCATTCAGGGGCAGTCGGACAGTCCGCTGACTCCGGGTGGCGAGCATCAGGCTCGGCTGGTTGCTGCAAGGGTCAAGAAACTGGGGATTACCCACATCTTTACCAGCGATCTGGGTCGCACCCGCCGCACTGCCGACATCATTTCGCAGGCTTGCGGCGACTGCCCGGTGACAACGGATCCGGACCTGAGAGAACTGAATATGGGCGTGCTGGAGGAAAGGCTGATTGACTCGCTGAGCCCCGAAGAAGAGCGCTGGCGTAAACAGTTGGTGGATGGCACCCGCGATGGCCGTATTCCCGACGGCGAGTCCATGTCGGAACTGGCTCTGCGTATGCAGCGCGTGCTGGCAAAGTGCCTGGCGTTGCCGGAAGGCAGCCGCCCGCTGCTGGTGAGCCACGGTATTGCGCTGGGCTGTCTGCTGAGTACGTTGCTGGGATTACCGGCTTGGGCGGAACGTCGCTTGCGGCTGCGCAACTGTTCGCTGTCCCGTGTAGATTATCAGCAAAGCCCCTGGCTGGCGCCTGGATGGATAGTGGAAACCGCCGGAGACGTTTCTCATCTTGACACTCCGGCGTTGGATGAATTGCAGCGCTAA
- the creA gene encoding protein CreA, with translation MMKRRVVLMAAALLCGVTSVWAEEIGSVDTVFKLLGPDHKIIVEAFDDPDVTNVTCYLSRAKTGGIKGGLGLAEDTSDAAISCQQVGPITLSDKITGSKGKGSVVFQQRTSLIFKKLQVVRFYDAKRNALVYLTYSDRLVDGSPKNALSAVPILLWSK, from the coding sequence ATGATGAAAAGACGAGTTGTGTTGATGGCCGCAGCCCTGCTCTGCGGCGTAACGTCAGTCTGGGCCGAGGAAATCGGGTCGGTGGATACGGTCTTTAAGCTGCTGGGGCCAGATCACAAAATCATCGTGGAAGCGTTTGACGATCCGGATGTGACTAACGTGACCTGCTATCTAAGCAGAGCCAAAACCGGCGGCATCAAAGGAGGGCTTGGCCTGGCGGAGGATACGTCGGATGCCGCTATTTCCTGTCAGCAGGTGGGGCCGATTACCCTGAGCGACAAGATTACCGGCAGCAAGGGAAAAGGCAGCGTGGTGTTTCAGCAGCGCACATCACTGATTTTCAAGAAGCTGCAGGTGGTGCGTTTTTACGATGCGAAACGCAACGCGCTGGTTTACCTGACCTATTCCGACCGTCTGGTGGACGGGTCGCCGAAAAATGCGCTCAGCGCGGTGCCGATTCTGCTCTGGAGCAAGTAA
- the robA gene encoding MDR efflux pump AcrAB transcriptional activator RobA gives MDQASIIHDLLNWLEGHLDQPLSLDNVAAKAGYSKWHLQRMFKDVTGHAIGSYIRARRLTKAAVALCLTSRPILDIALQYRFDSQQTFTRAFKKQFAQTPASYRRSDDWNTFGIHPPIRLGAFTMPQPQFVTLPETQLVGLTQSYTCNLEQITCFRTEIRIHFWRQYLGEAKQIPPVLYGLHHSRPSKEKDDEHEVLYTTALEPHHVPEGVRPGEPATLPGGDYALFIYEGPTDDLQDFIITLYDTCLPTYKLTRRKGFDAERFYPKDAEPPKILRCEYLIPIQR, from the coding sequence ATGGATCAAGCCAGTATCATACATGACCTGCTCAACTGGCTGGAGGGTCATCTTGACCAGCCTTTATCGCTGGATAATGTCGCAGCCAAGGCCGGCTATTCCAAGTGGCATTTGCAGAGAATGTTCAAGGACGTAACGGGTCATGCCATCGGTTCATACATTCGCGCCCGTCGGCTCACCAAAGCGGCAGTCGCATTGTGTCTGACCAGTCGCCCAATTCTTGATATCGCCTTGCAGTACCGTTTCGATTCGCAGCAGACATTCACCCGGGCGTTCAAAAAGCAGTTTGCCCAGACACCGGCATCCTATCGCCGGTCGGATGACTGGAATACTTTCGGTATCCATCCACCAATTCGCCTTGGCGCTTTTACTATGCCGCAACCGCAATTCGTCACCTTGCCGGAAACGCAGTTGGTTGGTCTGACCCAGAGCTATACCTGCAATCTGGAGCAAATTACCTGTTTTCGTACCGAAATACGCATCCATTTCTGGCGACAATATCTGGGGGAAGCTAAACAAATCCCGCCGGTGTTGTATGGTCTGCACCATTCTCGTCCAAGTAAGGAGAAGGATGATGAACATGAAGTGCTGTATACCACCGCACTGGAGCCACACCATGTTCCGGAAGGTGTACGTCCTGGCGAACCGGCGACATTACCGGGCGGCGACTATGCGTTGTTTATCTACGAAGGCCCAACAGACGATTTGCAGGATTTCATTATCACGCTGTACGATACCTGTCTGCCGACTTATAAGCTGACTCGTCGCAAAGGGTTTGATGCCGAACGCTTTTACCCCAAAGATGCGGAACCACCCAAAATCCTTCGCTGCGAATACCTGATTCCGATTCAGCGTTAG